One Bdellovibrio bacteriovorus str. Tiberius DNA segment encodes these proteins:
- a CDS encoding EF-hand domain-containing protein — translation MGNNNFKMILVAGVMISGAAQAEDKDFPMSVNSASSGETVTAAPASGMVSRSAKDVVTVRLNNSCFPTNLRGVTNPLAATAIITANFTLVLGGKDYAFTVKYPSDLVLKTGMTTATPAPMAADKFVVTGASGTAALFGNAVVMKTKIPTSVSVDDAGQVMIPEKGDVSLKSSSFVQTVNCDGSAAVYGQYGYSSYTPTRKCGDFMGKDGDITASFGGISVSADKSVVDINVSFPGETGFCGGYWSPLMVFFDDQRPTFNNMTDFPLNPIGKTHWPEANAPGWFVALDRDKSGKIDQKDELFGDNASEVNGFEVLRAFDSNKDGVVDHRDKDFKKLVMWQDKNGDGISQKEEMIALHTKVTKISLKYEKGVVTPIGAYAEARERADFWYKDGKKIKKGKIVDIWLAPAETKLSQR, via the coding sequence ATGGGGAACAACAATTTCAAAATGATCTTGGTCGCAGGGGTGATGATCTCTGGCGCGGCTCAGGCTGAAGATAAAGACTTCCCGATGTCCGTGAACAGTGCCAGCTCCGGGGAAACCGTAACGGCGGCACCTGCTTCTGGTATGGTCAGTCGTTCGGCGAAGGATGTTGTGACAGTACGTCTGAACAACTCGTGCTTTCCGACGAATCTGCGAGGGGTGACAAATCCTCTGGCTGCAACGGCGATTATCACGGCAAATTTCACTCTGGTACTGGGTGGTAAGGACTATGCCTTTACAGTGAAGTATCCAAGCGACCTTGTTTTGAAAACCGGGATGACGACGGCTACGCCGGCGCCAATGGCTGCAGATAAATTTGTCGTCACGGGAGCATCGGGAACGGCGGCGTTGTTTGGTAATGCAGTTGTGATGAAGACGAAAATCCCAACCTCGGTGAGTGTGGACGATGCGGGGCAGGTGATGATCCCTGAAAAAGGGGACGTCTCACTGAAATCTTCAAGCTTCGTGCAGACGGTGAATTGTGATGGTTCTGCGGCGGTGTACGGTCAATACGGCTACTCTTCCTACACTCCAACCCGCAAATGCGGCGATTTCATGGGTAAAGACGGGGACATCACTGCTTCCTTCGGTGGTATCTCAGTATCCGCCGACAAATCCGTGGTGGACATCAACGTGTCCTTCCCGGGTGAAACAGGTTTCTGCGGTGGTTACTGGTCGCCTTTGATGGTCTTCTTTGATGATCAAAGACCGACCTTCAATAACATGACCGACTTCCCGCTGAATCCAATTGGTAAAACGCACTGGCCGGAAGCCAATGCTCCAGGCTGGTTCGTGGCTCTGGATCGTGACAAGTCCGGCAAGATCGACCAAAAGGATGAGCTGTTCGGTGATAACGCTTCTGAAGTGAATGGATTTGAGGTTCTAAGAGCCTTTGATTCCAACAAAGACGGCGTTGTTGATCACCGTGACAAAGACTTTAAGAAACTGGTGATGTGGCAGGATAAAAACGGTGATGGTATTTCCCAAAAAGAGGAAATGATCGCACTGCACACGAAAGTGACCAAGATTTCTTTGAAATATGAAAAAGGCGTGGTGACTCCGATTGGTGCCTATGCTGAAGCCCGCGAGCGTGCGGACTTCTGGTATAAAGACGGCAAGAAGATCAAAAAAGGCAAGATCGTGGACATCTGGCTGGCTCCGGCAGAAACCAAGCTGAGCCAAAGATAA
- a CDS encoding TlpA family protein disulfide reductase: MRFLTALIMFFAGTAFAKEMPSTAEFKRLPTVALNKGDVKTLKDLQGKVVLVDFWASWCEPCKAALPHYNNLYKKYRSQGLVVLGVNEDEEAAERDAFLKTVKLDFPLYHDQGRLVLEDFKVLALPTLYVFDKKLKPVVFYRGYDEKNSQALEKKIQELLKQ; the protein is encoded by the coding sequence ATGAGATTTCTGACTGCTTTGATTATGTTTTTTGCTGGCACGGCCTTCGCTAAAGAAATGCCCTCCACCGCAGAATTCAAACGACTGCCCACGGTGGCTTTAAATAAAGGCGACGTCAAAACGCTGAAGGACCTTCAAGGCAAAGTTGTGCTGGTGGATTTCTGGGCTTCCTGGTGTGAGCCGTGCAAGGCCGCTCTTCCCCACTACAACAACCTGTATAAAAAGTACCGCAGTCAGGGATTGGTGGTGCTGGGGGTGAACGAGGACGAAGAGGCTGCGGAGCGGGATGCCTTTTTAAAAACCGTAAAGCTTGATTTCCCGCTATATCACGACCAGGGGCGCCTGGTGCTGGAGGATTTTAAAGTCCTGGCACTGCCGACTCTTTATGTGTTTGATAAAAAGTTAAAGCCTGTGGTTTTTTATCGTGGTTACGACGAAAAAAACTCACAGGCTTTGGAAAAGAAAATTCAGGAACTTTTAAAGCAGTAA
- a CDS encoding TIGR01777 family oxidoreductase → MRILITGATGLIGRELGKVLAEKGHDLYVVSRDQAKAREQLPFPCEIIEGDLNTNPLHDSRMAKIEVVYNLMGESIAGERWTEEKKKRIYQSRVIGTRHLVQSLPEGLKCFISSSAMGLYGDQQDTSLTEDSTHGDDFLANLCKEWEAEAAKAPGRSVFVRTGIVLARQGGALDQMLFPFRSGVGGILGDGKQWMSWIHLKDIIGLYVFALEHHDVEGALNAGAPHPVTNREFSETLVQALGTRLGPAVPLFALNVLFGELAKSLVASVRMLPEKAQALGYKFHYENLLEALNEICLPFKMGEEIFVAEQFVPAPPEKLFHFFKDAHNLERITPPTLNFLIEKMSTPEMGQGTLIDYKLKIHGVPAKWKTEIDEWQPPFKFVDNQLKGPYRLWHHTHEFRPFCGGTLLVDRVRYRMPMGFLGWLVSNRFVRKDVESIFAFRRRYIANMGTLPTKTD, encoded by the coding sequence ATGCGAATTCTCATTACCGGTGCGACCGGATTGATCGGGCGGGAATTGGGAAAAGTTCTGGCAGAAAAAGGCCATGATCTTTACGTCGTCAGTCGCGATCAAGCCAAAGCCCGCGAGCAGTTGCCTTTTCCCTGCGAGATCATTGAAGGGGATTTGAATACCAATCCTTTGCACGATTCCCGCATGGCAAAAATTGAAGTTGTCTACAACCTGATGGGTGAATCCATCGCCGGTGAACGCTGGACCGAAGAAAAGAAAAAACGCATATATCAATCCCGGGTGATTGGCACCAGACATCTGGTGCAAAGCCTGCCTGAAGGCTTGAAATGCTTTATTTCTTCTTCCGCCATGGGCCTATACGGGGATCAGCAGGACACAAGTCTGACTGAAGATTCCACGCACGGGGATGATTTTCTGGCAAACCTTTGCAAAGAATGGGAAGCCGAAGCAGCCAAAGCTCCGGGGCGTTCCGTCTTTGTGCGCACAGGTATTGTGCTGGCAAGGCAGGGCGGCGCCTTGGATCAAATGCTGTTCCCGTTCCGCAGTGGGGTCGGTGGCATCCTGGGAGATGGCAAGCAGTGGATGAGCTGGATTCATCTGAAAGACATTATCGGACTGTATGTTTTCGCCTTGGAACATCATGATGTGGAAGGCGCTTTGAATGCAGGAGCTCCGCATCCGGTGACCAATCGTGAGTTTTCTGAAACTCTGGTGCAGGCTTTGGGGACTCGTTTGGGGCCGGCGGTGCCTTTGTTTGCATTGAATGTTTTATTCGGCGAACTGGCGAAGTCCCTGGTGGCCTCTGTGCGCATGTTGCCGGAAAAGGCGCAGGCGCTGGGATACAAATTTCACTATGAAAATCTGCTGGAAGCACTGAATGAAATCTGTCTGCCATTTAAAATGGGCGAAGAAATTTTCGTGGCCGAGCAGTTTGTCCCGGCACCTCCTGAAAAACTTTTTCATTTTTTCAAAGACGCCCACAATCTGGAGCGGATTACTCCGCCAACGCTGAATTTCCTGATTGAGAAAATGTCGACGCCGGAAATGGGGCAGGGGACGTTGATCGATTATAAACTGAAAATTCACGGTGTTCCGGCTAAATGGAAAACCGAGATCGACGAATGGCAGCCGCCGTTTAAGTTCGTCGACAATCAGTTGAAAGGCCCCTACCGGCTTTGGCATCACACGCACGAATTCCGTCCGTTCTGTGGCGGGACCTTGCTGGTGGACCGGGTTCGTTACCGCATGCCGATGGGCTTTTTGGGATGGCTTGTATCCAACCGTTTCGTCAGAAAAGACGTGGAAAGCATCTTTGCTTTCCGCCGCCGTTATATCGCCAATATGGGAACGCTGCCGACCAAGACAGACTGA
- a CDS encoding ABC1 kinase family protein: MDEKKSAKKHTKKIEKIKSSVFSRSLSLAKLTIQAGASIAQHGVTTALKSKESKEETWKQLLQNQAQSISAELGELKGSLMKAGQMLSMYGEHFLPPEANELLKSLQHDSPPLSWEAIEPTLKKQLPPEKLELLEIEKEALASASMGQVHRARIKATGESIVLKIQYPNVDRAIDSDLRAIKTLLGTLKLLPKDFNMDPVFAEVREMLVQETDYEMEARLTEDFHNRLAGDSRFVVPKVIREFSGPRILASTFERGLRADDSLIQSLPQERRNRLALNFLDLYFKEIFEWGVVQTDPHAGNYRIRIDPQGRDQLVLFDFGATRSYDLNFLTPYRRMVKGSLFNDRDLFMKAAMELNFVSDNDDPKLKQVFEEFCFETVEPFIEFNDPRNNQGQIAADGTYDWKNTTLPQRLSKKVFQIIRGFHFRTPPREIIFLDRKTGGVFIFLFVLRAKVRGRDLLLKYIERIS; this comes from the coding sequence ATGGACGAAAAAAAGTCTGCCAAAAAACATACAAAAAAGATTGAGAAGATCAAATCCTCGGTCTTTTCCCGCAGTCTTTCCTTGGCCAAACTGACCATTCAAGCCGGCGCCTCCATTGCCCAACACGGTGTCACCACGGCTTTAAAATCCAAAGAATCCAAAGAAGAAACCTGGAAGCAGCTTTTGCAAAACCAGGCTCAAAGTATCAGCGCTGAACTGGGTGAACTTAAAGGCAGTCTGATGAAGGCTGGCCAGATGCTTTCCATGTACGGCGAACACTTTCTGCCGCCAGAAGCCAATGAACTGCTGAAATCCCTGCAGCACGATTCTCCGCCCCTTTCATGGGAAGCCATCGAGCCGACCTTGAAGAAACAGCTGCCTCCGGAAAAACTGGAACTTTTAGAAATTGAAAAGGAAGCTCTGGCTTCGGCCTCCATGGGGCAGGTTCACCGCGCGCGCATCAAAGCCACGGGGGAAAGTATCGTGCTCAAGATTCAGTACCCGAATGTGGACCGCGCTATCGACAGTGATCTTCGCGCGATCAAGACACTTCTGGGGACCCTGAAGCTTCTGCCCAAAGATTTCAACATGGATCCGGTGTTTGCCGAGGTTCGCGAAATGCTGGTGCAGGAAACCGACTACGAGATGGAAGCGCGACTGACCGAAGACTTTCACAACCGCCTTGCTGGCGACAGCCGCTTCGTGGTTCCGAAAGTCATTCGTGAATTTTCCGGCCCTCGCATTCTGGCGTCCACCTTTGAACGGGGCCTGCGGGCCGATGATTCCCTGATTCAAAGCCTGCCTCAGGAAAGACGCAACCGCCTGGCGCTGAACTTCCTGGATCTGTATTTCAAAGAGATCTTTGAATGGGGTGTCGTTCAGACAGATCCTCATGCCGGCAATTATCGCATCCGCATCGACCCCCAAGGCCGGGATCAATTGGTTCTTTTTGATTTTGGTGCGACCCGTTCCTATGATCTGAATTTCCTGACTCCGTACCGCCGCATGGTCAAAGGTTCATTGTTCAATGACCGGGACCTGTTCATGAAGGCGGCAATGGAATTAAATTTTGTCTCGGACAATGACGACCCTAAACTAAAACAGGTCTTTGAAGAATTCTGCTTTGAAACGGTAGAGCCTTTTATTGAATTCAACGACCCCCGCAACAACCAGGGTCAGATTGCCGCCGATGGCACTTATGACTGGAAAAACACCACACTGCCGCAGCGTCTTTCCAAAAAGGTGTTTCAGATCATCCGCGGTTTCCACTTCCGCACACCTCCGCGTGAAATCATTTTCCTGGATCGAAAAACTGGCGGGGTCTTTATCTTCCTTTTCGTTCTGCGCGCCAAGGTGCGCGGGCGGGATCTGTTATTGAAATACATCGAAAGGATTTCTTAG
- a CDS encoding glycerophosphodiester phosphodiesterase has translation MIALVALLAIAGFLFYRHKTWQAQRWPVEGIQPPAWQAHRGFWKAGAQENSYVSFVKAREMGFQMFELDVRLSQDEVPVVFHDGDLKRIAQKDLRVTEVSAADLKTWAGACTLEEVLASKDIPAAINIEIKSNALFDSRLEKGVAELVKKYHREKDVMFSSFNPMSIWRLSHLLPQVPRALLATGEDDPENKIYLKKLWLAPYVGVNALNLDYRFVTPNEVRAYKERGIPVALWTVNDLDRGKAYLQAGAISIISDVEKAADLFS, from the coding sequence ATGATTGCTTTGGTGGCGCTGCTGGCAATTGCAGGTTTTTTGTTTTATCGCCACAAAACCTGGCAGGCGCAACGCTGGCCGGTTGAAGGGATACAACCACCTGCCTGGCAGGCCCATCGCGGATTCTGGAAAGCCGGTGCCCAGGAAAATTCCTATGTGTCTTTTGTGAAGGCCCGCGAAATGGGTTTTCAGATGTTTGAACTGGATGTGCGTCTGTCCCAGGATGAAGTTCCGGTGGTGTTTCATGACGGGGACTTGAAGCGGATCGCACAGAAAGATCTGCGTGTGACTGAAGTGTCTGCGGCAGATCTGAAAACATGGGCGGGTGCGTGCACCTTGGAAGAGGTTCTGGCATCCAAGGATATTCCTGCTGCAATAAATATTGAGATCAAGAGCAACGCACTGTTTGATTCGCGACTTGAAAAGGGTGTGGCTGAGCTGGTGAAAAAATATCATCGCGAAAAAGACGTGATGTTTTCAAGTTTCAATCCCATGTCGATCTGGCGCTTAAGTCATCTTTTGCCGCAAGTGCCACGAGCCTTGCTGGCGACCGGTGAAGACGACCCTGAAAATAAAATCTATCTTAAAAAACTTTGGCTGGCCCCTTATGTGGGGGTGAACGCTTTGAATCTGGATTATCGCTTTGTAACTCCGAACGAAGTGCGCGCCTATAAAGAGCGCGGTATTCCAGTGGCGTTATGGACAGTGAATGATCTGGATCGCGGAAAAGCCTACCTTCAGGCCGGGGCGATCAGCATTATTTCTGATGTTGAGAAAGCAGCGGATTTATTTTCTTAA
- the greA gene encoding transcription elongation factor GreA produces the protein MAIATPDKLPMTIRGKALLDAELKKLLLEERPSVILAIEEARAQGDISENAEYEAAKERQGMIEGRIAEIQGKLAGADVIDTAQIKADRIVFGAVVKIVDTESEEEFQYQIVGVDESDVKNGMISILSPLARALIGKKESDTVTVQSPKGDKEFEIISFEYK, from the coding sequence ATGGCTATTGCTACACCTGATAAACTTCCTATGACCATCCGCGGAAAAGCGCTGCTGGATGCAGAGTTGAAAAAGCTTCTGTTGGAAGAAAGACCGTCCGTGATTCTGGCTATCGAAGAGGCTCGTGCTCAAGGCGATATCTCTGAAAATGCTGAATACGAGGCTGCAAAAGAACGCCAAGGTATGATTGAAGGTCGTATTGCTGAAATTCAGGGCAAATTGGCGGGTGCAGATGTTATCGACACAGCACAAATCAAAGCAGATCGTATCGTTTTCGGTGCGGTTGTTAAAATCGTAGACACTGAGTCCGAAGAAGAATTCCAATACCAGATCGTGGGTGTTGATGAATCAGACGTTAAAAATGGCATGATCTCCATTCTGTCTCCTTTGGCGCGCGCGTTGATCGGTAAAAAAGAATCCGACACCGTGACAGTACAAAGCCCTAAAGGCGACAAAGAGTTCGAAATCATCTCCTTCGAGTATAAGTAA
- the gloB gene encoding hydroxyacylglutathione hydrolase, whose protein sequence is MVKNEHVELIPIFDDNYVFVLIDSDANKAVVVDPGEAGPVADFLCERQLDLGGILLTHHHSDHIGGVGELKAIFNCPVYAPEKNQKQISGADHWLKEGDQLKIAPWEFTILELPGHTLGHIAYWDQQHKWLFSGDVIFGLGCGRLFEGTHEQGYTSLQRIKKLPPQTLIYCTHEYTERNLEFCRILTSQDNTPITGDSEALELYANVLSNRRELGLPSVPLKLSIEESTNPFLLARNVEQFRYLRELRNRQ, encoded by the coding sequence ATGGTGAAAAACGAACATGTAGAGCTGATTCCCATCTTTGATGACAACTACGTCTTTGTCCTGATCGACAGCGACGCTAATAAGGCCGTGGTTGTGGATCCGGGCGAGGCCGGCCCGGTGGCTGATTTCCTGTGCGAAAGACAGCTCGACCTTGGCGGGATTTTACTGACTCATCATCACTCGGATCACATCGGCGGCGTGGGCGAGCTTAAAGCCATCTTCAACTGCCCCGTGTATGCCCCCGAAAAGAATCAAAAGCAGATATCTGGGGCGGATCACTGGCTGAAAGAGGGCGACCAGCTAAAAATTGCCCCTTGGGAATTCACCATTCTGGAACTGCCCGGGCACACGCTGGGACACATCGCTTACTGGGATCAACAGCACAAATGGCTTTTTTCCGGGGATGTGATTTTTGGACTGGGCTGCGGAAGATTGTTCGAAGGGACTCACGAACAGGGCTATACAAGTCTTCAGCGCATCAAGAAACTGCCGCCGCAGACCTTGATTTACTGCACCCATGAATACACCGAACGCAATCTGGAATTCTGCCGTATTCTGACCAGTCAGGACAACACCCCGATCACCGGTGATTCCGAGGCGCTGGAGCTTTACGCCAATGTTCTCTCCAATCGCCGGGAGCTGGGACTTCCCAGCGTTCCGCTAAAACTTTCCATTGAAGAAAGCACCAATCCATTTTTGCTGGCCCGGAACGTTGAACAGTTCCGTTACTTGCGTGAACTGCGCAACCGTCAGTGA
- a CDS encoding (2Fe-2S)-binding protein: MKIKVELEGRDFIEVQCQGDNTQAPGAVEKVSIMGCSQFMDMMQTMRKNFGADLKKWPVPEAQDHSSLLLREMILRLRGEWAFPYCEEELCHCRSVSAHTVDQAIIAGAHSTEVVSRQTNASTNCGTCRPEVQKIIDFRLGKKTA; encoded by the coding sequence ATGAAGATCAAAGTAGAGCTTGAAGGCCGTGATTTTATTGAAGTGCAATGCCAGGGTGACAACACCCAGGCTCCCGGAGCGGTTGAAAAGGTTTCGATCATGGGCTGCTCTCAGTTTATGGATATGATGCAGACCATGCGCAAAAACTTTGGGGCGGACCTTAAAAAGTGGCCGGTGCCGGAAGCACAGGATCACTCAAGCCTGTTGCTGCGTGAAATGATTCTGCGTTTGCGCGGGGAATGGGCTTTCCCATATTGCGAAGAAGAGCTTTGCCATTGCCGTTCCGTTTCGGCACACACCGTGGATCAGGCGATTATTGCGGGGGCACATTCCACGGAAGTCGTCAGTCGTCAGACCAATGCCAGCACCAACTGCGGGACTTGTCGTCCCGAGGTTCAAAAAATCATCGATTTCAGATTGGGTAAAAAGACCGCCTAA
- a CDS encoding (2Fe-2S)-binding protein gives MGAKKKTEIICRCNNVSRETIERAIKDGATTLNDIFDTTSAGVGPCGGSCRRKLGPLLDYYLKNGTFPEKITEDLTGKAPVPEKKDT, from the coding sequence ATGGGCGCCAAGAAAAAGACCGAAATCATCTGCCGTTGCAATAATGTGAGTCGTGAGACCATTGAGCGGGCCATTAAAGACGGCGCCACCACCCTGAACGACATCTTCGATACCACATCGGCCGGGGTGGGACCCTGCGGGGGTTCTTGCCGCCGCAAGCTGGGACCTCTTTTGGATTATTATCTGAAAAACGGAACTTTCCCCGAAAAGATCACTGAAGACCTTACCGGAAAAGCGCCTGTGCCCGAAAAAAAGGACACTTAG
- a CDS encoding cryptochrome/photolyase family protein: MSKVTVFWFRRDLRLDDNAGLYHALKERSAVLPLFIFDSEILEKLEDPADARVTFIYDQIQDIKQQLKTKKSDLLVRHGKPLEVLKALSTEMEIEAIYANHDYEPAACKRDEKVAAWAAKAGIEFLTFKDQCLFEKDEILTEARKPYTVYTPYKNKVLANLTSFYLKSYPNDLYESSYAKVKKPEALPTLKSFGFERSQIEFPPMDLSTKMLKSYQATRDFPANEKGTSHLGLHLRFGTLSVRELAREAKKHSPVWLSELIWRDFFMQILWHFPQVENQSFRPEYDKIAWRKSKSDFQKWCEGRTGYPLVDAGMRELNATGYMHNRVRMVVASFLCKHLLIHWYEGERYFAKKLLDYDLSANNGNWQWAAGSGCDAAPYFRIFNPQTQFEKFDPDGKYVQKWVPEYGTDAYPEPMVDHNEARGRCLQAFTKVLKK, from the coding sequence ATGTCAAAAGTCACAGTTTTTTGGTTCCGTCGCGATCTCCGCCTGGATGATAATGCGGGGCTGTATCATGCACTGAAAGAACGCTCTGCGGTACTGCCGCTGTTTATCTTTGATTCCGAGATCTTGGAAAAGCTCGAGGATCCGGCTGATGCACGGGTGACGTTCATCTATGACCAGATTCAGGATATCAAGCAGCAATTGAAAACCAAAAAATCAGATTTGCTGGTTCGTCATGGCAAGCCGTTAGAGGTCCTAAAAGCCCTGTCGACGGAAATGGAAATTGAAGCCATTTACGCCAACCATGACTATGAGCCCGCCGCGTGCAAACGGGATGAAAAGGTGGCAGCGTGGGCAGCAAAAGCCGGGATTGAATTTCTGACCTTCAAAGACCAGTGCCTGTTTGAAAAAGACGAGATTCTGACTGAGGCGCGAAAGCCCTACACGGTTTACACGCCTTACAAAAACAAGGTGCTGGCAAATCTGACGTCATTCTATTTGAAGTCTTATCCCAATGACCTGTATGAAAGCAGCTATGCCAAAGTGAAAAAGCCCGAGGCCCTGCCGACCTTAAAAAGCTTTGGTTTTGAGCGCAGCCAGATCGAGTTCCCGCCGATGGATCTTTCCACCAAAATGCTAAAAAGCTATCAGGCCACGCGGGACTTTCCGGCCAATGAAAAGGGCACCTCGCATCTGGGATTGCATTTGCGTTTCGGGACATTGAGTGTGCGGGAGCTGGCGCGTGAAGCGAAAAAGCACTCGCCCGTTTGGCTGAGTGAGCTGATCTGGCGTGATTTCTTCATGCAGATTTTGTGGCACTTTCCGCAAGTCGAAAATCAAAGCTTCCGCCCGGAATATGACAAGATCGCGTGGCGTAAATCCAAGTCTGACTTTCAAAAATGGTGTGAAGGCCGCACTGGATATCCTTTGGTGGATGCCGGGATGCGTGAATTGAACGCCACGGGCTATATGCACAACCGGGTGCGCATGGTGGTCGCAAGCTTTCTGTGCAAGCACCTGTTGATTCACTGGTATGAAGGTGAACGTTACTTTGCCAAAAAGCTTTTGGATTATGACCTGTCTGCGAATAATGGCAACTGGCAGTGGGCTGCGGGATCAGGCTGTGATGCCGCTCCGTATTTTAGGATCTTCAACCCGCAAACCCAGTTTGAGAAGTTTGATCCGGATGGCAAGTATGTGCAAAAATGGGTTCCAGAATACGGAACGGATGCGTACCCCGAACCGATGGTGGATCATAACGAAGCCCGTGGACGCTGTTTGCAGGCGTTCACCAAAGTTCTGAAAAAGTAG
- a CDS encoding alkane 1-monooxygenase has protein sequence MKAFLFYSRYSLAYLFALLALLGAALGGAWTFLGVIGLFVIHPVLDHILRTKHIPEVRPKSRLPEALLIFALPFMSVFLFTGVIHSLDATALELTGLVLSFGAITGVLAINTAHELVHRREKPLRGLGVGLLLLANFSHYAIEHVYGHHKNVATPEDPATARRNEWIYTYHFRSFFGGLWDAFKFESKRLKNKPVWHRVRHRIVWYVLWQMLLGLAVHGLYGTPALIFWLGQGVVGVLLLQTADYIEHYGLLRIKKGDGFYEGAKSLHSWDSYQIITNYTLINLGYHSHHHLKATLPFTELQEQPGAMKLPYGYSTMALLAFVPPLYFKKINPLLSQHQK, from the coding sequence ATGAAGGCTTTTTTATTTTATTCCCGCTACAGTCTTGCTTACCTCTTTGCCCTGCTGGCATTGCTCGGGGCCGCTTTGGGTGGTGCATGGACTTTTCTGGGAGTGATCGGACTTTTTGTGATCCATCCGGTCTTGGATCATATCTTACGCACAAAGCACATTCCCGAAGTTCGCCCGAAAAGCCGTCTGCCTGAGGCCCTGTTGATTTTTGCACTTCCCTTCATGTCTGTGTTTCTATTTACCGGAGTGATTCATTCTCTGGATGCCACAGCTTTGGAACTGACAGGTCTTGTTCTTTCTTTCGGCGCCATCACCGGAGTGCTCGCCATCAACACCGCGCACGAACTGGTGCATCGACGCGAAAAGCCCCTGCGTGGACTGGGTGTGGGACTTTTGCTGCTGGCGAACTTTTCTCACTACGCCATTGAACATGTTTACGGCCATCACAAAAACGTGGCCACACCCGAAGATCCCGCCACCGCCCGCAGGAATGAATGGATCTACACCTATCACTTCCGATCTTTCTTTGGTGGCCTTTGGGACGCCTTCAAGTTTGAAAGCAAACGTCTGAAAAACAAGCCCGTGTGGCACCGGGTTCGTCATCGCATTGTCTGGTATGTGCTTTGGCAGATGTTATTAGGTCTTGCGGTGCATGGCCTATACGGCACCCCGGCGCTGATATTCTGGCTGGGTCAGGGTGTTGTTGGTGTGCTGCTGCTTCAGACTGCGGACTACATTGAACACTATGGTTTGTTACGGATAAAAAAGGGCGACGGATTTTACGAAGGGGCCAAGTCCCTTCATTCCTGGGACAGCTATCAGATCATCACAAACTACACCCTGATCAACCTGGGCTACCATTCACATCATCACTTGAAAGCCACATTGCCATTCACGGAACTGCAGGAACAGCCCGGGGCGATGAAGCTTCCTTATGGCTATTCAACCATGGCCCTGCTGGCGTTTGTTCCGCCTTTGTATTTTAAGAAAATAAATCCGCTGCTTTCTCAACATCAGAAATAA